In a single window of the Zea mays cultivar B73 chromosome 5, Zm-B73-REFERENCE-NAM-5.0, whole genome shotgun sequence genome:
- the LOC103626296 gene encoding lysine-specific demethylase JMJ706 isoform X5 — MRLSAQNEEGGNPALAARSGGDALRSPTNCRVRLHPDNNTGGLPGDVQGKNPFAKRKVEKFDMSNLEWINKIPECPVYCPTKVEFEDPIAYIQMISPEAAKYGICKIVSPVCASVPAGVVLMKEQPSFKFMTRVQPLRLAEWAEDDTVTFFMSGRKYTFRDYEKMANKVFSKRYSSSSCLPGRYVEEEFWREIAFGKMDFVEYACDVDGSAFSSSPHDQLGKSNWNLKNFSRLPGSVLRLLQTPIPGVTDPMLYIGMLFSMFAWHVEDHYLYSINYHHCGASKTWYGIPGDAAPGFERVASQYVYNKDILIGDGEDAAFDVLLGKTTMFPPNVLLDHNVPVYKAVQRPGEFVITFPRSYHAGFSHGFNCGEAVNFAVGDWFPLGSLASKRYALLNRTPLLAHEELLCRSAMLLSQKLLNCDPRSLDKLEHPCSQYSVKSCFVRLIKFQRRARDLLAKMGSEICYKPKTSPNLSCSICRRGCYITHVLCGCNFDPVCLHHEQELRSCPCKSSRVVYVREDILELEALSRKFEHDVYLYKERSSIRSCKEAEISDANVEHVPNLGITLDFANSKAGSSGFITVDGGNSSSAVSILTSSAHHEALMHSEARVHATQTDQIYSTAKQAINTSVTKGTCTTDESSSGMDCACNEHGSCNASVMECSDDSGSENEIFRVKRRSTLFDKPTSETKTSTLSEQQVLRRLKKVRPGVQQVSKRPEESGNGSVRSTHMSPSSNHASSDDEIDMAPLFLRIKRRQLENQDVTSRGARSQSYPSSSGSREEFVERSRDAAAELRPKRVKIRLPSSASRQIEQQRSSGQRFAREDKLPLAF, encoded by the exons ATGCGTTTGAGTGCTCAGAATGAAGAGGGCGGCAATCCTGCGTTGGCTGCGAGAAGCGGTGGTGATGCCTTGCGGAGCCCCACTAACTGCAGGGTCAGATTGCATCCCGACAACAATACAGGAGGTTTACCTGGAGATGTCCAGGGCAAGAATCCTTTTGCAAAGCGCAAGGTGGAGAAGTTTGATATGTCCAACCTTGAGTGGATAAACAAGATACCAGAGTGCCCTGTGTATTGTCCCACCAAGGTGGAATTCGAGGATCCCATTGCTTATATACAAATGATTTCACCCGAGGCTGCTAAATACG GTATTTGTAAAATCGTCTCTCCTGTATGTGCGTCTGTTCCTGCCGGTGTTGTGCTGATGAAGGAACAGCCCAGCTTTAAGTTCATGACTAGAGTTCAGCCCCTTCGTCTTGCTGAATGGGCTGAGGATGATACGGTCACTTTCTTCATGAGTGGAAG AAAGTACACCTTCCGGGACTACGAGAAAATGGCAAACAAAGTGTTCTCTAAGAGATATTCCAGCTCTAGTTGTCTTCCAGGTAGGTATGTGGAGGAGGAGTTCTGGCGTGAAATTGCTTTTGGCAAAATGGATTTCGTAGAATATGCTTGTGATGTTGATGGGAGTgccttctcttcttctccccatGATCAACTTGGGAAAAGCAACTGGAACCTCAAG AATTTTTCACGGCTCCCCGGTTCAGTTCTAAGACTTCTTCAGACACCAATTCCA GGAGTGACAGATCCAATGCTTTATATTGGGATGCTCTTCAGCATGTTTGCGTGGCATGTGGAAGATCATTATTTGTACAG CATCAATTACCATCACTGTGGGGCATCTAAGACATGGTATGGGATACCAGGCGATGCGGCTCCTGGGTTTGAAAGGGTTGCAAGCCAATACGTATATAACAAGGACATTTTGATTGGTGATGGAGAGGATGCAGCGTTTGATGTTCTACTGGGCAAGACGACAATGTTCCCTCCAAATGTCTTGCTAGATCACAATGTTCCTGTCTATAAAGCTGTACAAAGACCTGGAGAGTTTGTTATAACGTTTCCTCGTTCTTACCACGCAGGCTTCAGTCATG GCTTCAATTGTGGAGAGGCTGTTAATTTTGCTGTTGGCGATTGGTTCCCTCTTGGTTCTTTGGCTAGCAAGCGCTACGCGCTTCTGAACAGAACTCCATTGCTTGCACATGAGGAGCTACTTTGTCGTTCTGCTATGCTTCTGTCCCAAAAGCTGTTAAACTGTGACCCAAGATCCTTGGACAAGTTGGAACATCCATGTTCCCAGTATTCTGTGAAATCCTGCTTTGTGCGGTTGATAAAATTCCAGCGACGTGCACGTGACCTACTTGCTAAAATGGGTTCTGAAATATGCTATAAGCCAAAGACATCTCCAAATCTATCCTGTAGCATTTGCCGGCGTGGTTGCTATAtcacacatgtgttgtgtggatgTAACTTTGATCCTGTCTGCCTACATCATG AACAAGAACTGCGGAGCTGCCCTTGTAAGTCCAGTCGTGTTGTCTATGTTAGAGAAGACATACTGGAGCTAGAGGCTCTATCAAGAAAATTTGAGCATGATGTCTACTTGTATAAGGAAAGAAGTTCCATTAGATCATGTAAGGAGGCTGAGATCTCTGATGCTAATGTTGAACACGTCCCAAATCTTGGTATTACTCTGGATTTTGCTAATAGTAAAGCTGGTAGCTCTGGCTTTATAACTGTCGATGGAGGAAACAGTTCTTCTGCAGTATCAATTTTGACATCTTCTGCGCATCATGAGGCACTCATGCATTCAGAAGCAAGG GTTCATGCAACACAAACTGACCAGATTTATTCCACTGCCAAGCAGGCAATAAATACATCAGTGACCAAAGGAACTTGCACTACAGATGAGAGTTCATCCGGCATGGAttgtgcttgtaatgaacatggtTCAtgtaatgcttcagtcatggaatGCAGTGATGATTCCGGTTCAGAGAATGAAATTTTCCGAGTCAAGCGCAGGTCCACCTTATTTGACAAACCTACTTCTGAAACAAAGACATCAACCTTGTCTGAACAGCAG GTTCTGAGGCGGCTGAAGAAGGTACGTCCTGGAGTACAGCAGGTCAGTAAGCGTCCAGAAGAATCTGGTAATGGTTCAGTTCGCTCTACCCATATGAGCCCGAGCTCAAATCATGCCTCTTCGGATGATGAAATAGACATGGCTCCCCTATTCTTGAGGATAAAGCGGCGGCAGTTGGAAAACCAAGATGTTACAAGTCGTGGCGCGAGATCACAGTCATACCCATCTTCCAGTGGTTCTCGAGAAGAGTTTGTGGAAAGAAGTAGAGATGCTGCAGCAGAGCTCCGTCCAAAACGAGTGAAAATCCGGCTACCTTCTAGTGCCAGTAGGCAGATTGAGCAGCAGCGCAGTTCGGGGCAGCGATTTGCAAGGGAGGACAAGTTGCCGCTTGCATTTTAG